A genomic stretch from Numida meleagris isolate 19003 breed g44 Domestic line chromosome 2, NumMel1.0, whole genome shotgun sequence includes:
- the TMEM67 gene encoding meckelin isoform X1 produces the protein MATAAALPLLLLLWVPPPARGFSLPLLRPGDCGDARYFDISQLSCGPCGAHQRRSAGGSSCVCLPGYRMVSNNGGSSVICEKCPENMSGVTQDGWNCITCPKGVTSEGKCKCLSNEILVERSVDGILLNEALCVLCNGSAPSFSASDVSGNRCVRCEQTSINVSKSCDCGSPNILTGGLCFSARESLPPKGIATVRFGQLGVTLTSAWFLKNLQASASACWLYSNLTACQALGNMCVMNMNSLSSSSTDACSLFQYIYANTARLGIVHSIAFWRHNLPWLYYGDQPGLASQVLETNHLPTIFTFKGKSEDVKLQFIAASYDAAGNFLKWQSLEGGLLQLCPDTQTKLNAAYVFGTTYEQSCKISVSKILLDFTNPIFYDLFFEYNGDGGQQYLWAVPVLNLNLQYSEMYVNQGSSMNNWLLTRRFFLVDTLSGRENDLGKLPRIIRVASKITISIRLVSHTQRGAIYPPLITVAYTDVLVQNPDTQSVKVSFSVRYEMNQSEAQIQTDITLGVLGGLAVLWSLLRTAGWKRRTGSSVIDLQTVLKFLLFYAGDLANVFFIITVGTGIYWLVFFKAQQFVSVLLPLPSQEKAFVTYVACAFSLKALQLLQLLLSQLTVDIFFIDWERPKGRVLKAVDGEGDIKSAAAPVSIWRTYFIANEWNEIQTVRKINPLFQVLAVLFFLEVVGFSNLALMDSSSSLTRSSESYMAPWSRILRFGVSAALWLAIAFLQIIFFAVFYERFVEDKLSQFVDLCCVSNISVFLLSHSCFGYYIHGRSVHGHADTNMEEMNMNLKREAENLCSQRGLLPNTDGQTFQISISRKMRLQYDRIHETLTRRHGPARFLDSSANTFEQSTRAYNTMNKFLSSFIDHVHKEMDYIVKDKLLLERILGMEFMEPIDKSIFYNDEEHSFSEVLYYGNETTLLIFDMLFFSIVDLASQSFVLAAILTYLQQEIFRFIRNAVGRKNLTSKTLVDERFLI, from the exons ATGGCGACCGCCGCCGCGCTGCCgctgctactgctgctgtgggtgccgccgcccgcccgcggCTTCTCGCTGCCCCTGCTGCGTCCCGGCGACTGCGGCGATGCGCGCTACTTCGACATCTCGCAGCTGTCCTGCGGGCCCTGCGGGGCGCACCAGAGGCGCAGCGCCGGCG gtagTTCATGTGTATGTCTGCCAGGATATAGGATGGTTTCTAATAATGGTGGGTCCTCTGTTATTTGTGAAAAATGCCCAGAAAATATG AGTGGAGTTACTCAAGACGGATGGAATTGTATTACTTGCCCTAAGGGTGTaacttctgaaggaaaatgtaaatgcCTCAGTAATGAAATATTAG TGGAAAGAAGTGTTGATGGCATTTTGCTAAATGAAGCATTGTGCGTACTTTGTAATGGAAGCGCACCATCGTTCTCCGCTTCAGACGTGTCAGGAAATAG GTGTGTAAGATGTGAACAGACATCCATCAATGTAAGCAAGTCTTGTGACTGTGGCAGCCCCAATATTTTA accGGAGGTTTATGTTTCAGTGCTCGTGAAAGCTTACCTCCAAAGGGAATTGCAACTGTTCGGTTTGGGCAGCtt GGTGTAACACTGACATCGGCTTGGTTTCTGAAAAACCTGCAAGCTTCAGCCTCTGCCTGCTGG TTGTACTCTAATCTAACAGCATGCCAAGCTCTTGGAAATATGTGTGTGATGAATATGAACTCACTGAGTTCTTCAAGTACTGATGCCTGCAgtttatttcaatatatttatgCCAATACAGCAAGGCTGGGCATTGTTCATTCAATAGCATTCTG gaGGCATAATCTGCCATGGCTGTATTATGGCGATCAACCAGGATTAGCATCCCAAGTGCTTGAGACAAATCATCTCCCTACAATCTtcacttttaaaggaaaaagtgag GATGTGAAACTGCAGTTTATTGCAGCCTCATATGATGCAGCAGGAAATTTTCTTAAATGGCAAAGTTTGGAAGGAGGCCTCTTGCAG ctttgtcCTGATACCCAGACAAAATTGAACGCAGCTTATGTATTTGGAACAACTTATGAACAAAGT TGCAAGATTTCTGTCTCCAAGATTTTACTGGATTTTACTAATCCAATCTTTTATGACCTATTCTTTGAATATAATGGTGACGGTGGACAGCAATATCTTTGGGCTGTGCCAGTTTTAAATTTGAATCTTCAGTACAGTGAGATGTATGTGAATCAAG GCAGCAGTATGAACAACTGGCTTTTGACTCGTCGATTCTTTTTGGTGGATACACtcagtggaagagaaaatgacttGGGAAAACTACCAAGAATAATTCGAGTTGCTAGCAAAATAACAATAAG TATTCGTCTGGTATCCCATACTCAGCGAGGAGCTATCTACCCACCTCTAATTACTGTTGCTTACACAGACGTGCTTGTCCAAAACCCTGATACCCAGAGCGTGAAG GTTTCCTTCTCAGTCCGTTATGAGATGAACCAGTCAGAGGCTCAGATTCAGACTGAT ATCACGTTGGGTGTGCTGGGTGGGCTCGCAGTGCTATGGTCCCTTCTCAGGACTGCAGGCTGGAAGAGGCGTACAGGCAGTTCTGTAATTGACTTACAG ACGGTTTTGAAGTTCTTACTATTTTATGCTGGAGACCTTGCCAACGTTTTCTTTATCATCACGGTGGGCACAGGGATTTATTGGCTCGTGTTCTTCAAA GCTCAGCAGTTCGTCTCTGTCCTTTTACCACTTCCATCTcaagaaaaagcttttgttaCATATGTAGCGTGTGCTTTTAGTTTAAAG gctCTGCAATTGTTGCAATTGTTGCTTTCCCAACTTACTGTCGACATTTTCTTTATTGACTGGGAAAGACCTAAGGGCAGAGTTCTTAAAGCAGTTGACG GTGAAGGTGACATAAAAAGTGCTGCCGCACCTGTGAGCATATGGAGAACATATTTTATAGCCAATGAATGGAATGAAATTCAGACAGTGAGGAAGATAAATCCTCTCTTTCAAGTGCTCGcggttcttttttttctggag GTGGTGGGATTTTCAAACCTGGCTTTAATGGATTCTTCTTCCAGTCTTACAAGAAGCAGTGAGAGTTACATGGCACCGTGGAGCCGCATTTTGAGATTTGGTGTGTCTGCTGCACTGTGGTTAGCCATTGCCTTCCTGCAG attatattttttgctgtgttttatgaAAGATTTGTTGAAGATAAATTAAGCCAATTTGTCGATTTGTGTTGTGTAAGCAAT ATTTCAGTGTTCCTCTTGTCGCACAGCTGCTTTGGTTATTACATCCATGGTCGCTCTGTGCATGGACATGCAGACACCAATATGGAAGAAATGAATATGAACCTAAAGAGAGAAGCA GAAAACCTATGTAGTCAGAGAGGTTTGCTTCCTAACACGGATGGCCAGACATTTCAGATTtccatttcaagaaaaatgagaCTGCAGTATGACAGGATTCATGAAACCCTGACAAGA AGACATGGTCCTGCTAGGTTTTTGGACTCATCTGCAAATACTTTTGAACAAAGCACAAGGGCATACAACACCATGAACAAATTTCTCAGTTCTTTTATCGATCAC GTTCATAAAGAAATGGATTATATTGTTAAAGATAAGTTGCTCCTTGAGCGGATTCTAGGCATGGAGTTCATGGAACCGATCgataaaagtattttctacaATG ATGAAGAACACTCTTTCAGTGAAGTTCTCTATTACGGCAATGAGACAACGCTGCTCATCTTCGATATGCTGTTCTTCTCCATTGTGGATCTGGCTTCCCAAAGTTTTGTTTTAGCGGCTATTCTAACATATTTGCAACAGGAG ATTTTTAGGTTTATTCGTAATGCGGTTGGGCGGAAGAATTTGACATCTAAAACCTTGGTGGATGAAAGATTTCTCATTTAA
- the TMEM67 gene encoding meckelin isoform X2, translating into MVSNNGGSSVICEKCPENMSGVTQDGWNCITCPKGVTSEGKCKCLSNEILVERSVDGILLNEALCVLCNGSAPSFSASDVSGNRCVRCEQTSINVSKSCDCGSPNILTGGLCFSARESLPPKGIATVRFGQLGVTLTSAWFLKNLQASASACWLYSNLTACQALGNMCVMNMNSLSSSSTDACSLFQYIYANTARLGIVHSIAFWRHNLPWLYYGDQPGLASQVLETNHLPTIFTFKGKSEDVKLQFIAASYDAAGNFLKWQSLEGGLLQLCPDTQTKLNAAYVFGTTYEQSCKISVSKILLDFTNPIFYDLFFEYNGDGGQQYLWAVPVLNLNLQYSEMYVNQGSSMNNWLLTRRFFLVDTLSGRENDLGKLPRIIRVASKITISIRLVSHTQRGAIYPPLITVAYTDVLVQNPDTQSVKVSFSVRYEMNQSEAQIQTDITLGVLGGLAVLWSLLRTAGWKRRTGSSVIDLQTVLKFLLFYAGDLANVFFIITVGTGIYWLVFFKAQQFVSVLLPLPSQEKAFVTYVACAFSLKALQLLQLLLSQLTVDIFFIDWERPKGRVLKAVDGEGDIKSAAAPVSIWRTYFIANEWNEIQTVRKINPLFQVLAVLFFLEVVGFSNLALMDSSSSLTRSSESYMAPWSRILRFGVSAALWLAIAFLQIIFFAVFYERFVEDKLSQFVDLCCVSNISVFLLSHSCFGYYIHGRSVHGHADTNMEEMNMNLKREAENLCSQRGLLPNTDGQTFQISISRKMRLQYDRIHETLTRRHGPARFLDSSANTFEQSTRAYNTMNKFLSSFIDHVHKEMDYIVKDKLLLERILGMEFMEPIDKSIFYNDEEHSFSEVLYYGNETTLLIFDMLFFSIVDLASQSFVLAAILTYLQQEIFRFIRNAVGRKNLTSKTLVDERFLI; encoded by the exons ATGGTTTCTAATAATGGTGGGTCCTCTGTTATTTGTGAAAAATGCCCAGAAAATATG AGTGGAGTTACTCAAGACGGATGGAATTGTATTACTTGCCCTAAGGGTGTaacttctgaaggaaaatgtaaatgcCTCAGTAATGAAATATTAG TGGAAAGAAGTGTTGATGGCATTTTGCTAAATGAAGCATTGTGCGTACTTTGTAATGGAAGCGCACCATCGTTCTCCGCTTCAGACGTGTCAGGAAATAG GTGTGTAAGATGTGAACAGACATCCATCAATGTAAGCAAGTCTTGTGACTGTGGCAGCCCCAATATTTTA accGGAGGTTTATGTTTCAGTGCTCGTGAAAGCTTACCTCCAAAGGGAATTGCAACTGTTCGGTTTGGGCAGCtt GGTGTAACACTGACATCGGCTTGGTTTCTGAAAAACCTGCAAGCTTCAGCCTCTGCCTGCTGG TTGTACTCTAATCTAACAGCATGCCAAGCTCTTGGAAATATGTGTGTGATGAATATGAACTCACTGAGTTCTTCAAGTACTGATGCCTGCAgtttatttcaatatatttatgCCAATACAGCAAGGCTGGGCATTGTTCATTCAATAGCATTCTG gaGGCATAATCTGCCATGGCTGTATTATGGCGATCAACCAGGATTAGCATCCCAAGTGCTTGAGACAAATCATCTCCCTACAATCTtcacttttaaaggaaaaagtgag GATGTGAAACTGCAGTTTATTGCAGCCTCATATGATGCAGCAGGAAATTTTCTTAAATGGCAAAGTTTGGAAGGAGGCCTCTTGCAG ctttgtcCTGATACCCAGACAAAATTGAACGCAGCTTATGTATTTGGAACAACTTATGAACAAAGT TGCAAGATTTCTGTCTCCAAGATTTTACTGGATTTTACTAATCCAATCTTTTATGACCTATTCTTTGAATATAATGGTGACGGTGGACAGCAATATCTTTGGGCTGTGCCAGTTTTAAATTTGAATCTTCAGTACAGTGAGATGTATGTGAATCAAG GCAGCAGTATGAACAACTGGCTTTTGACTCGTCGATTCTTTTTGGTGGATACACtcagtggaagagaaaatgacttGGGAAAACTACCAAGAATAATTCGAGTTGCTAGCAAAATAACAATAAG TATTCGTCTGGTATCCCATACTCAGCGAGGAGCTATCTACCCACCTCTAATTACTGTTGCTTACACAGACGTGCTTGTCCAAAACCCTGATACCCAGAGCGTGAAG GTTTCCTTCTCAGTCCGTTATGAGATGAACCAGTCAGAGGCTCAGATTCAGACTGAT ATCACGTTGGGTGTGCTGGGTGGGCTCGCAGTGCTATGGTCCCTTCTCAGGACTGCAGGCTGGAAGAGGCGTACAGGCAGTTCTGTAATTGACTTACAG ACGGTTTTGAAGTTCTTACTATTTTATGCTGGAGACCTTGCCAACGTTTTCTTTATCATCACGGTGGGCACAGGGATTTATTGGCTCGTGTTCTTCAAA GCTCAGCAGTTCGTCTCTGTCCTTTTACCACTTCCATCTcaagaaaaagcttttgttaCATATGTAGCGTGTGCTTTTAGTTTAAAG gctCTGCAATTGTTGCAATTGTTGCTTTCCCAACTTACTGTCGACATTTTCTTTATTGACTGGGAAAGACCTAAGGGCAGAGTTCTTAAAGCAGTTGACG GTGAAGGTGACATAAAAAGTGCTGCCGCACCTGTGAGCATATGGAGAACATATTTTATAGCCAATGAATGGAATGAAATTCAGACAGTGAGGAAGATAAATCCTCTCTTTCAAGTGCTCGcggttcttttttttctggag GTGGTGGGATTTTCAAACCTGGCTTTAATGGATTCTTCTTCCAGTCTTACAAGAAGCAGTGAGAGTTACATGGCACCGTGGAGCCGCATTTTGAGATTTGGTGTGTCTGCTGCACTGTGGTTAGCCATTGCCTTCCTGCAG attatattttttgctgtgttttatgaAAGATTTGTTGAAGATAAATTAAGCCAATTTGTCGATTTGTGTTGTGTAAGCAAT ATTTCAGTGTTCCTCTTGTCGCACAGCTGCTTTGGTTATTACATCCATGGTCGCTCTGTGCATGGACATGCAGACACCAATATGGAAGAAATGAATATGAACCTAAAGAGAGAAGCA GAAAACCTATGTAGTCAGAGAGGTTTGCTTCCTAACACGGATGGCCAGACATTTCAGATTtccatttcaagaaaaatgagaCTGCAGTATGACAGGATTCATGAAACCCTGACAAGA AGACATGGTCCTGCTAGGTTTTTGGACTCATCTGCAAATACTTTTGAACAAAGCACAAGGGCATACAACACCATGAACAAATTTCTCAGTTCTTTTATCGATCAC GTTCATAAAGAAATGGATTATATTGTTAAAGATAAGTTGCTCCTTGAGCGGATTCTAGGCATGGAGTTCATGGAACCGATCgataaaagtattttctacaATG ATGAAGAACACTCTTTCAGTGAAGTTCTCTATTACGGCAATGAGACAACGCTGCTCATCTTCGATATGCTGTTCTTCTCCATTGTGGATCTGGCTTCCCAAAGTTTTGTTTTAGCGGCTATTCTAACATATTTGCAACAGGAG ATTTTTAGGTTTATTCGTAATGCGGTTGGGCGGAAGAATTTGACATCTAAAACCTTGGTGGATGAAAGATTTCTCATTTAA